The Thioalkalivibrio sulfidiphilus HL-EbGr7 genome includes a window with the following:
- a CDS encoding HupE/UreJ family protein, with product MSMLLAGLSLVFTAPAFAHVGHGETGGLLAGLAHPILGIDHLLPLLAMGLWSAALAARTRLLAVSGIGLLLAAAALAGLAGFALPHMETGIALSVLILGLMLSFALRQQMTGLLLIALFTLFHGNAHGIEAPTGVSLATYFLGFTLASLALVGAGQWLGRTLSQGIALRLSGGVLALAGAWMVLG from the coding sequence ATGTCCATGCTCCTCGCCGGCCTGAGCCTTGTGTTCACCGCCCCGGCCTTTGCCCACGTGGGGCACGGCGAGACGGGCGGCCTGCTCGCCGGACTGGCCCACCCGATCCTCGGCATCGACCACCTGCTCCCCCTGCTGGCCATGGGCCTGTGGAGTGCAGCCCTGGCCGCGCGCACACGACTGCTGGCCGTGTCGGGCATCGGCCTGTTGCTGGCTGCCGCCGCCCTGGCGGGCCTGGCTGGCTTTGCCTTGCCCCACATGGAGACCGGCATCGCCCTGTCCGTGCTGATCCTCGGCCTGATGCTCAGCTTTGCCTTGCGCCAGCAGATGACGGGCCTGCTGCTGATCGCCCTGTTCACCCTGTTCCACGGCAACGCCCATGGCATCGAGGCGCCGACCGGGGTTTCGCTGGCCACCTATTTCCTGGGCTTCACCCTGGCCAGCCTCGCCCTGGTCGGTGCTGGCCAATGGCTCGGTCGCACCCTCAGCCAGGGGATTGCCCTGCGCCTCTCCGGGGGCGTGCTGGCCCTGGCCGGGGCCTGGATGGTGCTGGGCTGA
- a CDS encoding nickel-dependent hydrogenase large subunit, with the protein MSTERIVVDPVTRIEGHLRIEAEADEHGNITHASSSGTMVRGIETILTGRDPRDAWAFAQRICGVCTLVHGIASVRSVEDALDYPIPPNAQLIRNLMIGAQYVHDHVMHFYHLHALDWVDVVSALKADPRATSELAQSLSSYPRSSPGHFADVQKRVKEFVESGQLGIFANGYWGHPAYKLPPEANLMALAHYLDALAWQRDVAKLHAIFGGKNPHPNFLVGGAPSAISTGGDGSRGGTAINDVGLAQVRDIIGQMRSFVDQVYLPDTLAIAGFYKDWFRRGEGTGNFLTYGDFPEQGLDDPATYLVPAGVILDRDLSRIHPMDLNDPEQIQEFVSHSWYDYSTGKDSGLHPYQGETKLNYTGPKPPYQHLDVEASYSWLKSPRWRGKPMEVGPLARVLMMYANGHEPTRELAGYALKTLDLPLEALFSTMGRTAARTLESKIVADQMMTWYDNLMANIRAGDLRTHNHDLWDPSTWHREHKVRKGVGYMEAPRGALAHWSVIENGKLSNYQAVVPSTWNAGPRDAQGQFGPYEAALMDNHQLHDTHQPLEILRTIHSFDPCLACAVHMVDKDGKELVRVKVR; encoded by the coding sequence ATGAGCACAGAACGTATCGTCGTCGATCCTGTCACCCGCATCGAGGGCCACCTGCGCATTGAGGCCGAGGCGGACGAGCACGGCAACATCACCCATGCCTCCAGCTCCGGCACCATGGTGCGCGGCATTGAGACCATCCTCACCGGCCGCGACCCCCGGGATGCCTGGGCCTTCGCCCAACGCATCTGCGGTGTGTGCACCCTGGTGCATGGCATCGCCTCGGTGCGCTCGGTGGAGGATGCCCTGGACTATCCGATCCCGCCCAATGCCCAGCTGATCCGCAATCTCATGATCGGCGCCCAGTACGTGCACGACCACGTGATGCACTTCTATCACCTGCACGCCCTGGACTGGGTGGACGTGGTCTCCGCGCTCAAGGCCGACCCCAGGGCCACCTCGGAACTGGCCCAGTCGCTGAGCAGCTACCCCCGTTCATCCCCGGGCCACTTCGCCGACGTGCAGAAGCGGGTCAAGGAGTTCGTGGAATCCGGACAGCTGGGGATCTTCGCCAACGGCTACTGGGGACATCCCGCCTACAAGCTGCCGCCGGAGGCCAACCTCATGGCGCTGGCCCACTACCTGGACGCACTGGCCTGGCAGCGGGACGTGGCCAAGCTGCACGCCATCTTCGGCGGCAAGAACCCGCACCCCAACTTCCTGGTGGGCGGCGCACCGTCCGCCATCAGCACCGGCGGCGACGGCAGTCGCGGCGGCACCGCCATCAACGACGTGGGCCTGGCTCAGGTGCGCGACATCATCGGACAGATGCGCAGCTTCGTGGACCAGGTCTACCTGCCGGACACGCTCGCCATTGCGGGTTTCTACAAGGACTGGTTCAGGCGCGGCGAAGGCACCGGCAATTTCCTCACCTACGGGGATTTCCCGGAGCAGGGCCTGGACGATCCCGCCACCTACCTGGTGCCCGCGGGCGTGATCCTGGACCGGGACCTGTCCCGCATCCATCCCATGGACCTGAACGATCCGGAGCAGATCCAGGAGTTCGTCTCCCACTCCTGGTACGACTACAGCACCGGCAAGGACTCGGGCCTGCACCCCTACCAGGGCGAGACAAAGCTCAACTACACGGGGCCCAAGCCCCCTTACCAGCACCTGGACGTGGAGGCCAGCTATTCCTGGCTCAAGTCCCCCCGCTGGCGCGGCAAGCCCATGGAGGTGGGGCCGCTCGCGCGGGTCCTGATGATGTACGCCAACGGCCACGAGCCCACCCGCGAACTGGCGGGCTATGCCCTGAAGACCCTGGACCTGCCGCTGGAGGCCCTGTTCTCCACCATGGGCCGCACCGCCGCCCGGACGCTTGAGAGCAAGATCGTCGCCGACCAGATGATGACCTGGTACGACAACCTCATGGCCAACATCCGCGCCGGGGATCTCCGGACCCACAACCATGATCTCTGGGACCCCTCCACCTGGCACCGGGAACACAAGGTGCGCAAGGGCGTGGGCTACATGGAGGCGCCCCGCGGCGCCCTGGCCCACTGGTCGGTGATCGAGAATGGCAAGCTCAGTAACTACCAGGCGGTGGTGCCCAGCACCTGGAACGCCGGCCCCCGGGACGCCCAGGGCCAGTTCGGCCCCTACGAGGCCGCGCTCATGGACAACCACCAGCTGCACGACACCCATCAGCCGCTCGAGATCCTGCGCACCATTCACAGCTTCGATCCCTGTCTCGCCTGCGCGGTCCACATGGTGGACAAGGACGGCAAGGAACTGGTACGTGTGAAGGTACGCTAG